The region AGGCGGAGGACGGTCCGGCTCCGCGGCTTGCCGTCTTCGTCGGGGACCTCGTCCTCGCAGTAGGCGTCGCAGAGGAAGGCGAGCACGGCCCGGTCGGCGCCCGCCGAGGGCTCGATGACGTGGGGGACGTAGCGCTCGCGGCTGACGTCGTCGAAGTACGACAGGTCCTTGCCGCTGCCGCGGTGGCGCGGCTTGCCGTCGTCGCCGGTCTCGACGACCAGCTGGCCGTCGCGGCGGACGAGCTTCCCCTCCATGTGGCTGCGGAGGTCGAAATCGCCGCGGTGGGCGATCCCCTCGAGCTCGCCGAATTCACCGGGGGCGAGGAACGGGAACGCGTACTCGATGTCGGCGGTCCCGCACGAGTAGTGGGACAGCTCGTCGGCGTCGTGCTCGCGGAGCCGGAGGCGGCCGGCCGTGAGGCCGAGGTCGAGGTACCAGCGCCAGCGCCGGTCGCGCCAGTAGCGGTACCAGGCCGGCGAGTCGTCGGGGCGGCAGAAGAACTCGATCTCCATCTGCTCGAACTCGCGCGACCGGAAGGTGAAGTTCCGCGGCGTGATCTCGTTGCGGAAGCTCTTGCCGATCTGCGCGATCCCGAACGGCACGCGGACGCGCGACGTGTCGACGACGTTCTTGAAGTTGACGAATATCCCCTGGGCGGTCTCGGGGCGGAGGAAAGCGCGGTCGTCGGCGTCGCCGGCGAGGGCGCCGATCCGCGTCTCGAACATCAGGTTGAACTCGCGCGGTGCCGTCAGCGTGCCCGGGGCCGAGGCGTCGGGGCCGAGGACGTCGGCGGCATCGACGCCGGCGGCGAGCGCGGCGGGGAGCGGCTGGAGCGCGCCCGACCACTCGATCTCGTCGACCTGCTTGGCGCGGAGGCCGAACAGCTTCTGCGCCCGGGCGACCGTCGCCGGCAGCGCCTCGTCGCCCGATTGGTCGGTGGTCACGAACATGCGCCGGCCGCGGTGGGCGGCGAACCGCCCCTGGAGGTGGTCGT is a window of Planctomycetota bacterium DNA encoding:
- a CDS encoding glycine--tRNA ligase, whose protein sequence is MDKIVSLAKRRGFIFQSSEIYGGLNGFWDYGPLGVALKRNLKDCWWRDMVAGHDELAAPAGAPTPYEMTGLDCTIIMHPQVWKCSGHFDLFHDWMIDCRESKRRYRYDHLQGRFAAHRGRRMFVTTDQSGDEALPATVARAQKLFGLRAKQVDEIEWSGALQPLPAALAAGVDAADVLGPDASAPGTLTAPREFNLMFETRIGALAGDADDRAFLRPETAQGIFVNFKNVVDTSRVRVPFGIAQIGKSFRNEITPRNFTFRSREFEQMEIEFFCRPDDSPAWYRYWRDRRWRWYLDLGLTAGRLRLREHDADELSHYSCGTADIEYAFPFLAPGEFGELEGIAHRGDFDLRSHMEGKLVRRDGQLVVETGDDGKPRHRGSGKDLSYFDDVSRERYVPHVIEPSAGADRAVLAFLCDAYCEDEVPDEDGKPRSRTVLRLHPRLAPVKAAILPLVKKDGMPEVAIDLYRSLKRHMACQYDEKGSVGRRYARQDEAGTPWCLTIDGQTLTDRTVTLRDRDSLEQQRVPLDEVVALLRDRLG